Within the Mucilaginibacter sp. CSA2-8R genome, the region CCAAGCCGTAAGGCTGGCTTTAAAAGCGGACCTTATTAAACAATGGTTTTTTACCCGCTATAACGATCCGGAGCATCATATCAGGTTAAGATTAAAAGTGCGCCAGGGCAAGCATCAAAACGTTATCTCGATATTTAACCAAGAGACAGGTGATTATCATCAACAGGGTTTGCTAAGTAACATTATAATTGATACCTATCACCGGGAGTTAGAGCGCTACCCCAACATCGACGCCTTCGAAAATATCTTTTTTAACAGCAGTGATTGGGTGTGTCGTTACTTTAATAGTATTTGGCAGCAGCTTAATCAGGAGGATTGCTTATCGTTCGCCTTTTTAACAACGCGTAGTTTGCTCCAAGCAGCTGGTTTTTCAAGTAGGGAGAGAATGAATTATCTTACTGGCGTGGTCGATTCCTTTTTCAATGAGTTTAGCCACGTACCTGGCTTAAAATATCAGTTGGATTTAACTTACAGAAAGTATAAAGGAGTTGTAACGAATTTTCAGGATAGTCGGAGCTTCTACGCTCAATATAAACTTGTTGAAATAGCAGAAAAAAACAGTGAAAATTTAACCACGTACTTTGGTCAGATCAAGGCAATACAGCTTAAATTTAAGCACCTTGCTGATATTATTCACATGCACCTTAATCGCATTTTTGCTGATCAACCGCGTGAGCAGGAATGTACATTATATTACCTGCTGTTGAAGTATGAAAAGTCGAGCAGATATATCAGTCAAGCTGTATAAACAGATCAACAGTATACAAATGGTCTGTTTGGGTTACCTTTAACCTATGTTTTTCAGGGTAAGCAGCGTTGAGTCTGGTACGGGTATTTACAATACCTATCTCGAATCCCTGCTTATTAGTACCCGCCGGATTAACGTGATTGCTTGCCGAAAAAGACAAAGCGCCATCATGGACGTTAATTTTAATTTCGGCCGGAAAATGAGTGTTTAAAATAATGCCGTGCTTAAAAATGTTTTCGACGAAGGTCAGTAAAATCAACGGAATGAGCCTTTTATTATCTAATTCACCACTCGTAATGAGGTTAACTTGCAATTTTTGATCAAAGCGGAGCTGGTTGATGGCAATTACTGTTTCGATGTTTTCAATTTCTTTAGTTAATTCTACTTTGCCGTCAGTACCTAATTCGGTGAGCGAATAGCGCATTAGGTCAGAAAGCAGCATAATTCCCTCTGCACTTTTTTCAGAAATGTGGTAAACGGAGTTGTACAAAAAATTTAAAGTGTTAAAAAGTAAGTGCGGATTTATCTGCGATTGTAAATAAGCATTGCGGGTTTTAAATAGCGTTCTTTCGAGTTCTGCTTTCTTTTTATTCTGAACAAGCTGGCGGGTTCTGAGCTTAGTAATTTTAATACTTGTTTCTACCGAGTGTGTAAAAAACCAGTAGCCAAAACTAAGGCAAAGCATATAAAAGGCCCGGTAACCTCCTAATAACAAAAAATGTTTTACAGAAGTAATAGGTTTAGACATGCCTTGATATATCAGTATTTCATTGATAAGATATTGCAGCATAAAGTAACAGATAATTACAACAGCAATAAGGCAACTATAGTAGAAGCTTTTGTTTGTGGTGCGAATGCTGTAAGCTAAGCACCAGGCATTAGTATAAAATAACAAAATGTTGGCAGTATAGTGCAGAGAATAATCTAAAAAAGTAGAAACGTAAGGGCTAACCGCCCAAACGAAAGACACCTCGTATGCAATGAACATCAGCCATACGATGCTGTGAATTAATACAGTTTGTTTTTTATTCATATTATTAAATTTAGTCAAACCCTCTCCAAAAGGTTGTATACCTCACCAAACAACGCCTTCACGTAATAAAATTCAAGTAGTAGTAAAGTAAAAATAGATTTATCTAAAAGTTAAATCTATGAAACAGCAATTATCACAATCCTTGAAGGTTAAAACAAAAACGCTTTTTAAATTTAATAACCAAAAGTTAAATAGCGGTCCAAAATTTTTCTGGGAAACAGAAGTTCCAACTACTACAGTGACTGTTGATCCAACAACCAGCACCACTGTAACTGTTACTCATTAGTTCATAGTTAGTTTTAGGCAAAAAAGGCGGCTTATTTTAAATATTTAAGCTGCCTTTTTTAATTTATAATTCGTCTTTTCAAAATGCTTTTAGCGATTTTGTTAAAAAAATATTCCCGATAACTGTTACCAATGGTTAGTTTCAATTTGTCTTGAATAATGACTTGGTTGCCCTCAATAAATCGTATTTTATTATCGTTGATGATAATAGATTTGTGTATCCGGCTAAAAGTTGACTCAGGCAGAGTAAGCAGTATTTCTTTAAGCGTAAGATAAACAATATGCTTGTTATCGGGCATATGGATTATGATGTAATTATTTAAGCTTTCGATGTAGAGGATATCCTCCAGCATAATTCTGGCCATTTGGCCTTTTGTGCCCGACTGTACATAAATATGCTTAGGCGATTCGGCATTATCGACGTTCTGTTTTTGTTCTGCGTCAGGTGGTTTGAGGCGCTGTATACATTGTAAAAAGCGTTGGTATTTGATTGGTTTAAGCAAATAATCATAACTGCCGAGTTCAAAAGCTTCAAGTGCAAAACCGGGATGGGCTGTGGTAAAAACTATTTTAATTTTTTTATCAAAGTGTTTACTTACTTCTGTGCCCGATAATAGAGGCATTTCAATGTCCGTAAATACGATGTCTGGCTGCAACGCCGAAATCTCTTGTAGGGCATTTACCGGGTTATCATTACTTCCTATCAGTTCTAAGCCCGGTGTTTGATTTATATAACTGTTTAAAATATTGATAGCATGACTTTCGTCATCAATAATATAACAGGTAGTCATAGATTAGCGTTTAGGTATTGTTTAATTAATAGAACAGCCCAATTTATAACTACGTCCCGTTAAATTAAATGTTTGCTTGTGCGTTATTCTTAAAAGTTGTCAATTCGATGGTTTAGCTCAACATTGAAAAGGCATTCACAGCTTGCCTATATTCTTCATCGCATAATCCATCAACCTTCAAATGCTCGAAGGGTAAGTAACAACTAAATTGCACGCGTTATTGGAAAGAGCCGCCTTACCAAATGGTATTATTAAAATTTTTATCAATGTTATTATTAAGGTCGACAACCGTAGTGTAGTGACAAAATATTGTCGCCCCAGCTCGCGCGGCTTTGAGTAATGTTTTGTAGGCATAAGGTGCATGCAGGTACTATTGTATTTCTTTAGAGTCTCTGCCCGCAATGGTTGTCAGGATAAATAAGTATATTAAATGCTGTTTAAAGTCAAGTCCCGTTTTGTTTTGTGAAGCAGCGTCAACTATAAATTAGGGTTACCTTTGGTGCCGGGACATAATTCATTTTCACCATGAAAAAATTCTTTTTTCTGCTCTCATTTATAACTGGGGTTTGCCAGATGATTGCCGCACAAACCCGTATAGTGGTTAACCAGGATGGCAGTGGCACTTATAAAACCGTGCAGGAAGCGATTGACCATATACCCTCGCATAATACTAAACCCATAGAGATATTTGTAAAAAACGGCATTTACCAGGAACGCGTTGTGATTGATTCAACCAAAAATTTTGTGAGTTTGATTGGTGAAGATAAAGACAAAACCATAATTACCTTTAACAACCACGCCGGCATGACCCTACCTTCGGGTAATAGGATGGGAACACCGGAGTCGGCGTCGTTCTTTATTTATGCGCACGATTTTACCGCCCGAAATATCACCTTTAAGAATGATGCCGGGTTTACCGCAGGGCAGGCTGTGGCTGTTTTAGCTCATGGCGACCGGCTTACGTTTAACCATTGCCGTTTAATTGGGTTTCAGGATGTATTGTATACCGAGGGCGAACGGAGCCGCCAGTACTACCAAGACTGTTACATTGAAGGCACTACTGATTTCATATTCGGGCCGTCGATAGCTGTTTTTAACCGATGCCATATTCACAGCAAAAAGAACTCACATGTGACGGCTGCTTCAACGTCCGAGAGTAAGCCATACGGTTATGTTTTTCTGAATTGCAGGCTTACAGCAGATACCGCCTTGCACGGGGTGTCGCTTGGACGGCCCTGGAAGCCTTATGCCAGCGTCGCTTATATCCGTTGCTACTTAGGACCACACATTATTGCGGGCGGATGGAACAACTGGTCAAATCCAGATAATGAAAAGACAGCTCGCTTTGCTGAGTACAAAAGTACCGGCCCAAGTGCAAACGCGGATGCCCGCGTAAAATGGTCGCGGCAATTAAACAAAAAAGAAGCCGGCCAGTATACCGTTAAAAATATACTGGCCGGCTCAGATGGTTGGATACCTACAGTATCCAATTGATTATCTACAACCCAAATTTGCAGAGTAATTAATTCAATTATCTCTTACAAAAGGGTAATGGTTTTGCTGATGGTTTTTTGATTGCCTGCCGATGTTTTGTCTGGCTGGCATCCACCCACGCTAATGGTAATTTTACCTGGCATATACTTTTGCTCACCGTTTTGGGCGGTCAGCATTAGGTCTTCGGGTTTAATGGTAAAACTAATATTCTGCATAGCTCCGGCTTTGATGGGTGTGCGTTTAAAGCCTTTCAAAGCTTTGAGTGGCACAGGCATTTTTAGGCCGTTGTGAGTGATATATAACTGCGTAACTTCCTCGCCGTCTAATTTACCTGCATTTTGCACTTTAACATTTAGCGTAATAGCTTTCCCTTTTTGCACTGTAGCAGGGGCTTGCAGGCCGCTGTATTTAAAAGTGCTGTAGCTTAAGCCATAACCAAAGCCATATAAGGGCTGTCCATTAAAATACCGGTAGGTGCGGTTTTTCATAGAATAATCTTCAAACGATGGCAGGTCGCTGTCGCTGCGGTAAAAGGTTACCGGTAAGCGGCCGGCTGGGTTGTAGTCGCCAAAAAGAACGTCGGCTAACGCGGTACCTGCAGCCTGTCCGCCATACCAGGCGTTTACAATAGCCGGCAGGTTGTCAGCTTCCCAGGGTGTAGCCACGGCACTGCCCGTCATCATTACAAATACTACCGGTTTGCCGGTTGCTTTCAGGGCTTTCAGTAAATCAGTCTGCACTTTAGGCAACATGATAGAGGTACGGTCGCCGCCGTTAAACCCTTGCTGGTTCACGCGCATTTCTTCACCTTCTAGCTGCGGTGATATACCGCCTACATAAATAATGGCATCGGCATCTTTCACGCTTTCTGCAATGGCATTCAAATCAGCCTTTACTGCAACACCCGATTTAAAATTAAAAGTGGCCCGGCCTTCGGTCTGGCGGTATTCAATCACAATGTGGTAAACGCTGCCTTTTTGAGTATTTAGCGTGTAAGTTTTAGGGCCAAAGCCGTCGGGTTCGCCATTCAGGCTGCGTTCTTGGTTATTGATGATGAGTTTATAGGGCTTGTTACCTGTTAACTCGAAAGTAATCTCGTCGTTATTGGTGGCTGTATAGTCGGTAGTCCAGCGGGCAGAAAAGTTTTTTTGGCTGATGTTGTCAACAACAAAAGTGCCATCGCGCCAAATATAATTAATGCCGGTTTCTTGCCGGGTTACTGTTGGTGCACCGCTTAAGTTATTGTTTTGCCAGTATTCGGCTTTAAACCCTTTTTTGCCGTCGGCCTGGCCTAAATCGCCCAGGTCAACATTGCGGGTATATTTGTCGCTGGTGTAATTGATACCTTGCGTATAGTAAACGTTGGCACCGGCACCCAGCTTAGCTTTAATAGCTTTGTAAGGCGTACTGATCTCAGACGGCATACCGTTATAATTGCCTAATACACTCACCGGGTTGTCTGCATTCGGGCCTATCACCGCCACCTTTTTAAGTGTTTTGCTAAGCGGTAAAATCCGTTGCTCGTTTTTAAGCAGCACAATGCTTTGGTGTGCCATTTTAAGGGCATGCGCCTTGTGGGCTGGGGCTTCCAGTATATCAGCACCAATATTGGCATATTTATCTTTCGCCGGCGGATCAAACATGCCTAAACGGAAGCGTATGGTGAATA harbors:
- a CDS encoding LytTR family DNA-binding domain-containing protein, with the protein product MTTCYIIDDESHAINILNSYINQTPGLELIGSNDNPVNALQEISALQPDIVFTDIEMPLLSGTEVSKHFDKKIKIVFTTAHPGFALEAFELGSYDYLLKPIKYQRFLQCIQRLKPPDAEQKQNVDNAESPKHIYVQSGTKGQMARIMLEDILYIESLNNYIIIHMPDNKHIVYLTLKEILLTLPESTFSRIHKSIIINDNKIRFIEGNQVIIQDKLKLTIGNSYREYFFNKIAKSILKRRIIN
- a CDS encoding histidine kinase, with amino-acid sequence MNKKQTVLIHSIVWLMFIAYEVSFVWAVSPYVSTFLDYSLHYTANILLFYTNAWCLAYSIRTTNKSFYYSCLIAVVIICYFMLQYLINEILIYQGMSKPITSVKHFLLLGGYRAFYMLCLSFGYWFFTHSVETSIKITKLRTRQLVQNKKKAELERTLFKTRNAYLQSQINPHLLFNTLNFLYNSVYHISEKSAEGIMLLSDLMRYSLTELGTDGKVELTKEIENIETVIAINQLRFDQKLQVNLITSGELDNKRLIPLILLTFVENIFKHGIILNTHFPAEIKINVHDGALSFSASNHVNPAGTNKQGFEIGIVNTRTRLNAAYPEKHRLKVTQTDHLYTVDLFIQLD
- a CDS encoding glycoside hydrolase family 3 C-terminal domain-containing protein, producing MKKLKYTCLAALPILLLLCFAWKSRPSDYTYKFQDPALSIEQRVNDLVSRLTLPEKVGQMLNAAPAVERLGIPAYNWWNESLHGVARTPYKVTVYPQAIAMAATFDTNSMHLMAEQTADEGRAVYNESVKANHRGIYLGLTYWTPNVNIFRDPRWGRGQETYGEDPYLTANMGANFVRGLQGTDPVYLKAAACAKHYAVHSGPEPSRHEFNTDVPDYDLWDTYLPAFRKLIVDSKVAGVMCAYNAFKGQPCCGSDLLLNNILRNQWHFTGYLTSDCGAIDDFYQKHKTHASAEDAAADAVLHGTDLECGNITYQSLTDAVKHGKISEQQIDVSLRRLFTIRFRLGMFDPPAKDKYANIGADILEAPAHKAHALKMAHQSIVLLKNEQRILPLSKTLKKVAVIGPNADNPVSVLGNYNGMPSEISTPYKAIKAKLGAGANVYYTQGINYTSDKYTRNVDLGDLGQADGKKGFKAEYWQNNNLSGAPTVTRQETGINYIWRDGTFVVDNISQKNFSARWTTDYTATNNDEITFELTGNKPYKLIINNQERSLNGEPDGFGPKTYTLNTQKGSVYHIVIEYRQTEGRATFNFKSGVAVKADLNAIAESVKDADAIIYVGGISPQLEGEEMRVNQQGFNGGDRTSIMLPKVQTDLLKALKATGKPVVFVMMTGSAVATPWEADNLPAIVNAWYGGQAAGTALADVLFGDYNPAGRLPVTFYRSDSDLPSFEDYSMKNRTYRYFNGQPLYGFGYGLSYSTFKYSGLQAPATVQKGKAITLNVKVQNAGKLDGEEVTQLYITHNGLKMPVPLKALKGFKRTPIKAGAMQNISFTIKPEDLMLTAQNGEQKYMPGKITISVGGCQPDKTSAGNQKTISKTITLL
- a CDS encoding pectinesterase family protein, with product MKKFFFLLSFITGVCQMIAAQTRIVVNQDGSGTYKTVQEAIDHIPSHNTKPIEIFVKNGIYQERVVIDSTKNFVSLIGEDKDKTIITFNNHAGMTLPSGNRMGTPESASFFIYAHDFTARNITFKNDAGFTAGQAVAVLAHGDRLTFNHCRLIGFQDVLYTEGERSRQYYQDCYIEGTTDFIFGPSIAVFNRCHIHSKKNSHVTAASTSESKPYGYVFLNCRLTADTALHGVSLGRPWKPYASVAYIRCYLGPHIIAGGWNNWSNPDNEKTARFAEYKSTGPSANADARVKWSRQLNKKEAGQYTVKNILAGSDGWIPTVSN